One window from the genome of Pseudomonadota bacterium encodes:
- a CDS encoding peptidylprolyl isomerase, whose translation MRRFCIALLLLVLGCRDDEPRFSTASQGKVAPVAGKSRERRVAGRKVPKKVLADRKVAERVGGYELIRAGESTRKSRPAASTGAERLIRVPNRPDPHEGSFTLKQALRGLAKDGELIARIETRMGALYCELFEDKAPIAVANFVGLARGLRRFWDARQGEWVARRYYDRTTFHRIIPGFMIQGGDYLGDGSGTTGYEFPDEIHPSLKHDRPGLLCMANRGPNTNSGQFFLTDGPAPHLDHSYTIFGECEPTALIGRIARVPQAGPPNNRPLDPVAIRAVQVERARGGIKGAKTRHHQAITKLRTKAAARGASKGPSARKPRPSPRPRE comes from the coding sequence ATGAGGCGTTTTTGTATTGCCCTACTGCTGCTAGTGCTCGGTTGCAGAGACGACGAGCCGCGTTTCTCGACTGCGTCGCAAGGCAAGGTCGCCCCGGTGGCCGGCAAGTCGCGCGAGCGAAGGGTTGCCGGAAGGAAGGTCCCCAAGAAAGTGCTTGCCGACAGGAAGGTAGCGGAACGCGTCGGCGGTTACGAGCTCATCCGTGCCGGTGAATCGACGCGCAAGAGCCGGCCTGCGGCAAGTACCGGGGCCGAGAGGTTGATTCGGGTGCCGAACAGGCCCGATCCGCACGAAGGGAGCTTCACCTTGAAGCAGGCGCTGCGCGGGCTCGCCAAGGATGGGGAGCTGATAGCTCGCATCGAAACCAGGATGGGGGCGCTCTATTGCGAGTTATTCGAAGACAAGGCGCCGATCGCGGTGGCGAACTTCGTGGGGCTGGCTAGAGGCTTGCGACGCTTCTGGGACGCGCGTCAGGGCGAGTGGGTGGCCCGCCGTTACTACGACCGGACCACCTTCCATCGCATCATTCCCGGGTTCATGATCCAGGGCGGGGATTATCTGGGTGACGGCTCGGGCACCACGGGCTACGAGTTTCCAGACGAAATCCACCCCTCGCTGAAGCACGACAGGCCAGGGCTGCTGTGCATGGCCAATCGAGGTCCCAACACCAACAGCGGTCAGTTCTTCCTGACGGACGGCCCAGCACCGCATCTTGATCATAGCTACACCATCTTCGGCGAGTGCGAGCCTACCGCACTCATAGGCCGGATTGCGCGGGTGCCACAGGCCGGGCCGCCCAACAACCGACCTCTCGATCCAGTCGCGATCCGGGCAGTTCAGGTCGAGCGCGCTAGAGGCGGTATAAAGGGAGCCAAGACGCGACATCACCAGGCCATCACCAAGCTCCGGACAAAGGCGGCTGCGCGGGGCGCAAGCAAGGGGCCCAGTGCTCGAAAGCCAAGACCGTCACCACGGCCGCGCGAGTGA
- a CDS encoding class I SAM-dependent methyltransferase, protein MNPDDAANRAYYDAFSERYDRGRNLGYHRMVDDLEFDVVEPYAKGKRVLEAGCGTGLLLARLNRVAQSAWGVDLSAGMARGAQDRGLNVVLGSLTRLPFRDGAFDLVCSFKVLPHVQQVRRALAEITRVTIPRGYIVVEFYNPWSLRYLAKRLAGPRSTSSRRTEADVFTRWDAPWSLRDHLPPNVEMVALRGVRVLTPTAAVYRSPVLARFFFAMEHKALSSRIRYFGGFLIAVLRKQARPLARGGESAAT, encoded by the coding sequence ATGAACCCTGACGATGCCGCAAACCGTGCCTACTACGACGCCTTCAGCGAGCGCTACGATCGGGGCCGGAATCTGGGATACCACCGCATGGTCGACGACCTGGAATTCGACGTCGTTGAGCCTTACGCCAAAGGCAAGCGAGTCCTTGAGGCAGGTTGTGGCACCGGTTTGCTGTTGGCGCGGCTGAACAGGGTGGCGCAAAGCGCGTGGGGGGTGGATCTGTCAGCCGGCATGGCGCGCGGCGCCCAGGACCGGGGCCTCAATGTCGTGCTGGGAAGCCTGACGCGGCTCCCGTTCCGCGACGGGGCGTTTGATCTGGTGTGCAGCTTCAAGGTGCTTCCACACGTGCAGCAAGTGCGACGGGCTCTGGCCGAGATCACCCGCGTGACGATCCCGAGGGGTTACATCGTCGTCGAGTTCTACAATCCCTGGAGCTTGCGCTATCTGGCGAAGCGGTTGGCAGGCCCGCGTTCCACCAGCAGCAGGCGCACCGAAGCCGATGTCTTCACGCGTTGGGACGCACCTTGGTCCCTGCGGGATCACTTGCCTCCCAACGTGGAGATGGTGGCCCTGCGCGGTGTACGCGTGCTCACACCCACCGCCGCCGTGTATCGTTCTCCGGTTCTTGCCCGTTTCTTCTTCGCTATGGAGCACAAGGCCCTGAGCTCCAGGATACGCTACTTCGGCGGCTTCTTGATCGCT
- a CDS encoding glycosyltransferase family 4 protein yields the protein MTDHTPVVLTTREADIQLGRARLERPYSAVRKGLQTSMLDHARVVRCLAFGSRRDLWHFFFAPNPRTSRVARLLRSVRRVSTVHTVCSAPRRDLDWKRLLFADITVTVSRATQERFIEVGVPAERLRRVAPCVPDLLPLSALDRDRVCRFLGLDPERPLVVYPGDLEFGNGARRIIEALGHLPAGLGVQLAMACRAKTDRARHEQQALRLFGEKMKLAPAIAWLGDTPAILRLLGAADVVALPAEDYYAKMDLPLALLEAMSLARPVLVLQGTPAAELTSHGGAVATEHSAGAVAAMIQTLVEDPEYAEKLGRRAREVALRDYAPKAMAERYEQLYDSLL from the coding sequence ATGACGGATCACACTCCGGTGGTGCTCACCACGAGGGAGGCCGACATCCAGCTTGGTCGCGCGCGGTTGGAACGACCTTACTCGGCGGTGCGCAAGGGCCTGCAGACATCCATGCTGGATCATGCCAGGGTGGTGCGGTGCCTTGCCTTCGGGTCGCGCCGGGATCTCTGGCATTTTTTCTTCGCCCCGAACCCGCGTACGTCGAGGGTTGCGCGTTTGTTGCGCAGCGTGCGGCGCGTCAGCACCGTTCACACCGTGTGCAGCGCGCCACGGCGCGACCTGGATTGGAAGCGGCTGCTGTTCGCCGACATCACCGTGACGGTGTCGAGGGCCACGCAGGAACGTTTCATCGAGGTGGGCGTACCGGCCGAACGCCTTCGCCGTGTCGCCCCGTGCGTGCCCGATCTTCTTCCCCTCTCTGCGCTCGATCGCGATCGCGTATGCCGCTTTCTTGGGCTCGATCCAGAGCGTCCGCTCGTGGTGTATCCGGGCGACCTCGAGTTCGGCAACGGAGCAAGGCGAATCATCGAGGCGCTTGGACATTTGCCCGCGGGCCTTGGGGTGCAGCTCGCGATGGCCTGCAGGGCCAAGACCGACAGAGCGCGCCACGAGCAGCAGGCCCTGCGGCTCTTCGGTGAGAAGATGAAGCTAGCCCCAGCCATCGCATGGTTGGGAGACACCCCTGCGATCCTGCGGCTGTTGGGCGCGGCAGACGTGGTTGCTTTGCCTGCCGAGGACTACTACGCGAAAATGGATCTGCCGCTCGCCTTGCTGGAGGCCATGTCGCTCGCACGACCGGTGTTGGTGCTCCAAGGCACGCCGGCAGCCGAGCTCACCAGTCACGGTGGCGCAGTGGCGACAGAGCACAGCGCTGGCGCGGTCGCAGCCATGATCCAGACCCTCGTCGAAGACCCGGAGTACGCGGAGAAGCTTGGGCGGCGCGCGCGTGAGGTAGCGCTGCGCGACTACGCTCCAAAGGCCATGGCGGAACGCTACGAGCAGCTTTATGACAGCTTGCTGTAA